The proteins below come from a single Conexivisphaerales archaeon genomic window:
- a CDS encoding SRPBCC family protein: MNVEESIEIEADRDTVWKAISDFSREKEFWHSIRDVNVFSRSDNLIVREVFQNFRNGRVVQKVILHPKNSIEYIHLRGSMKGKKVLFIEPVKEGITRLTAAWHIRLGWSLLLLSPIVKKHIREGTRNALKRIKAVCEGKEEELSEAE, translated from the coding sequence ATGAATGTTGAGGAGAGCATCGAAATAGAGGCTGACAGAGATACGGTATGGAAAGCAATATCAGACTTCTCAAGGGAGAAGGAATTCTGGCATAGCATTAGGGATGTGAACGTGTTCTCCCGGAGCGACAACCTCATTGTAAGAGAGGTCTTTCAGAATTTCAGAAACGGCAGAGTTGTGCAGAAGGTAATCCTGCATCCCAAGAATTCTATCGAATACATTCATCTGAGGGGCTCGATGAAAGGGAAGAAAGTGCTCTTCATAGAACCTGTAAAAGAAGGTATTACGAGGCTGACTGCTGCTTGGCATATAAGACTAGGCTGGTCGTTGCTTCTACTGAGCCCCATAGTCAAGAAGCACATAAGGGAAGGAACTAGGAACGCTCTGAAGAGAATAAAGGCGGTTTGTGAAGGTAAAGAAGAGGAGCTCTCGGAAGCAGAGTAG
- the ppdK gene encoding pyruvate, phosphate dikinase, translating into MAQKNLEIYTFEEASRLGLGKFELGGKGYGLVEMVKLGLPVPAGAVITTRMCREYFAANRSFPEGFEEAVRSKMGEIEKKSGKKFGDPKNPLLVSVRSGAPFSMPGMMDTVLNLGVNDEVAEGLATISRDRRFAFDTYRRFIQLFGKIVLKVPGEEFETILSSVKKEKGVKNDIELDATDWARVVEEFKKKVKEATGQEIPQDPYKQLFMAIAAVFDSWYNPRAQEYRKIYRISEELGTAVNIVEMVYGNYDDNSATGVAFTRNPSTGEKKLYGEYLTRAQGEDVVAGIRTPMPIESMQQHLPEAYSQLLETARKLEEYFKDMQDIEFTVERGRLYMLQTRTGKRTAQAAVKIAVDMVSEGLITSREAVSRVEPDQIDQLLHRQVNPSVKEKPIAVGIAASPGAAAGKVVFTDEDSVMARERGEAAILVRPETAPEDIAGIAASEGVLTSRGGKTSHAAVVTRGMGKPCIVGAEEIKIDLNRQVFEVNGIMVKKGDIITIDGSSGRVYLGQVEMIEPELTKDVSILLGWADSIRRLKIRANADTPSAASRARSFGAEGIGLTRTERMFGSEERLAIVQSMILAGSREERIKYLAELREMQKNDFKEILRVMHGLPVTVRLLDAPLHEFLPKPEQLIAEVAKLEVLKPDSDEYRKKSSLLKRVLELSEHNPMMGHRGVRVAMSYPEIYEAQSTALFEAAAELVKEGVEVDLEVMVPQVAEAEELRRAKEIIDRVADQVMEKLKVKVNYKVGTMIETPRAALTADEVAKHADFFSFGTNDLTQATFAFSRDDAEGKFMPLYLSAKILSENPFEKLDPKGVARLMKIAVQDGRQSNPSLKVGICGEHGGEPSSIEICDRIGLDYVSCSAFRVPVARLAAAQSVLKAEMREKVSSSV; encoded by the coding sequence ATGGCCCAGAAGAATTTGGAAATCTATACTTTTGAAGAAGCATCAAGACTCGGCCTGGGGAAGTTTGAGTTAGGGGGAAAGGGCTACGGATTAGTTGAAATGGTAAAACTGGGATTGCCTGTACCAGCTGGCGCTGTCATTACAACACGCATGTGCAGGGAATATTTTGCAGCTAATCGTTCATTTCCAGAAGGATTTGAAGAAGCAGTCAGGTCGAAGATGGGCGAGATAGAGAAAAAATCCGGGAAGAAATTTGGTGATCCAAAGAACCCCCTGCTTGTTTCTGTCAGGTCAGGGGCTCCTTTTTCGATGCCCGGTATGATGGATACTGTGCTGAATCTTGGTGTAAACGATGAAGTCGCAGAAGGGCTTGCAACGATAAGCAGAGACAGACGTTTCGCTTTTGATACGTACAGGAGGTTCATACAGCTGTTTGGGAAGATAGTGCTCAAGGTTCCAGGTGAAGAATTTGAAACAATACTTTCCTCAGTCAAGAAGGAGAAGGGAGTAAAGAACGACATAGAGCTCGACGCTACTGACTGGGCTAGGGTTGTTGAAGAATTCAAAAAGAAGGTGAAAGAAGCTACCGGGCAGGAGATACCACAGGATCCATACAAGCAGCTTTTCATGGCAATAGCAGCTGTGTTTGACTCGTGGTACAACCCTAGAGCCCAGGAGTACAGGAAGATCTACAGGATTTCTGAAGAGCTGGGAACAGCTGTTAACATAGTAGAAATGGTTTATGGCAATTACGATGATAACTCTGCTACTGGTGTTGCGTTTACTAGGAATCCTAGCACAGGAGAGAAGAAGCTGTATGGCGAATACCTGACTAGGGCACAGGGAGAAGATGTGGTTGCGGGGATTAGGACCCCGATGCCGATAGAGTCTATGCAGCAGCATCTTCCTGAAGCATATTCGCAGCTACTCGAAACTGCAAGGAAGCTCGAAGAGTACTTCAAGGATATGCAGGACATTGAGTTTACAGTCGAAAGAGGTAGACTGTACATGCTACAGACCAGAACTGGAAAGAGGACTGCTCAGGCTGCCGTAAAGATAGCTGTAGATATGGTATCTGAAGGACTCATAACCAGCAGGGAGGCTGTCAGCAGGGTCGAGCCTGACCAGATAGACCAGCTGCTTCACCGCCAGGTGAACCCTTCGGTAAAGGAGAAGCCTATAGCTGTGGGGATAGCAGCATCACCAGGAGCAGCAGCTGGCAAAGTTGTATTTACGGATGAAGACTCGGTAATGGCTAGGGAAAGGGGAGAAGCAGCAATACTCGTTAGACCCGAGACTGCACCAGAAGATATAGCAGGGATAGCAGCATCCGAAGGTGTACTCACGAGCAGGGGTGGAAAGACAAGCCATGCAGCAGTGGTCACAAGGGGTATGGGAAAGCCCTGTATTGTTGGAGCCGAAGAGATAAAGATCGACCTGAACAGACAGGTGTTTGAAGTAAACGGAATAATGGTCAAGAAGGGAGACATCATAACGATCGATGGTAGTTCAGGCAGAGTTTACCTAGGGCAAGTTGAGATGATAGAGCCAGAGCTGACGAAGGATGTCAGCATACTCCTTGGCTGGGCTGATTCCATACGACGGCTGAAGATCAGGGCAAATGCTGATACGCCGTCTGCAGCCTCAAGGGCAAGGTCCTTCGGCGCTGAGGGGATCGGCCTGACCAGGACAGAGAGGATGTTCGGGTCAGAGGAGAGGCTTGCAATCGTTCAGTCGATGATTCTGGCTGGAAGCAGGGAGGAGAGGATAAAGTATCTGGCTGAACTGAGGGAGATGCAGAAGAACGATTTCAAGGAGATACTCAGAGTGATGCACGGGCTTCCAGTGACTGTAAGACTGCTTGATGCTCCTCTGCACGAATTTCTCCCCAAGCCGGAGCAACTTATAGCTGAGGTTGCGAAGCTTGAAGTTCTGAAGCCAGATTCTGACGAATACAGGAAGAAGAGCTCGCTGCTGAAGAGAGTTCTCGAACTTTCAGAGCATAACCCGATGATGGGGCACAGGGGTGTCAGAGTTGCGATGAGCTATCCTGAAATATACGAAGCGCAAAGCACGGCCCTATTTGAGGCAGCTGCTGAACTCGTCAAGGAAGGAGTAGAAGTTGATCTTGAGGTTATGGTCCCGCAGGTGGCAGAAGCCGAAGAACTGAGAAGAGCCAAAGAGATAATCGATAGAGTGGCTGACCAAGTTATGGAAAAGTTGAAGGTGAAGGTCAACTACAAAGTTGGGACTATGATAGAGACTCCCAGGGCTGCTCTCACAGCTGATGAGGTTGCAAAGCATGCTGATTTCTTTTCGTTTGGAACCAACGACCTGACTCAGGCAACTTTTGCATTCAGCAGGGATGATGCTGAGGGGAAGTTCATGCCGCTCTACCTCAGTGCGAAGATTCTCTCAGAAAATCCTTTCGAGAAACTGGACCCGAAGGGAGTGGCGAGGCTGATGAAGATAGCTGTGCAGGATGGCAGGCAAAGTAATCCCTCGCTTAAGGTTGGAATCTGTGGTGAACATGGAGGTGAACCAAGCTCGATTGAAATATGCGACAGAATCGGCCTGGATTACGTCAGTTGCTCAGCCTTCAGAGTGCCTGTTGCCAGACTGGCTGCTGCTCAGTCGGTATTAAAGGCAGAAATGAGAGAGAAAGTATCAAGTTCAGTGTAG
- a CDS encoding Lrp/AsnC ligand binding domain-containing protein — protein sequence MPTAFVLLNVEPGGEEEVLQSLKSIPEIKEAYRVYGVYDTIVKLEAESAEKLKELITWKIRRLSKVRSTLTMLAVQ from the coding sequence ATGCCAACAGCATTCGTACTTCTGAACGTTGAACCGGGTGGAGAAGAGGAGGTACTTCAATCGCTCAAAAGTATCCCTGAGATAAAGGAAGCTTACAGGGTTTATGGTGTGTATGACACGATTGTGAAGCTAGAAGCGGAATCAGCGGAGAAGCTGAAGGAACTGATAACCTGGAAGATCAGAAGACTTAGCAAGGTAAGGTCAACACTTACAATGCTGGCTGTACAGTAG
- a CDS encoding xanthine dehydrogenase family protein molybdopterin-binding subunit, producing MSLTERLLIEGRGRFVDDIKLPGMMHLKIVRSPYARARITKVKGGINGHELKANLVSVGEGAGGRANVPFYVLSTDYVNFVGQPVAAVLAESREKAEDLADSVEVEYEPLKPIVDPEQALTAEPIHPGTSSNVFGAVELGSDFSVAEEHVEVERTLVNERIIPNPMETRGILANFDGGRLNIMMPTQSVYSIQRGLSAALGIPKESIHVVQTDTGGAFGTKGALYPEYVIAAYASMKYRRPIKWTETRSEHLVATNQGRGARGKVRIYSDKRGKIIGLKADILIDGGAYPVGNAEFSPNWIGYQITGPYAIGKVQVKARSVFTNKVPLGPYRGAGRPEAAFFIERTIDMLADELKMDPAEVRLANASDERFTSPLGLSVDPLKPFLQDALKTLSYEKKKNRYVGLSCFVLIPAAQPGESARLRVSRGVIDAWLGGSANGQGHDVFVAKLVSKELGVPESVVRYNRSDTDELDRGVGSWGSRSALLAGMAVVQAAKELREQVKNKEGNYSPEALLRGEYDAKVFFQPSSPLTSLGVNLVEVKKDEENRRGFKIVECSAYYDVGVPLNPDMVVSQVIGGSAQAIGQVLYEASVLDENGQPLVASISDAGFPASVEIPEIQVHLATHPSSLEHGAKGVGESPTIGVPPALARAIERMTGKKVDRTPVSRDILLSVFE from the coding sequence ATGTCGCTTACTGAGAGATTACTGATAGAAGGAAGGGGCAGGTTTGTCGATGACATCAAGCTTCCGGGCATGATGCACCTGAAGATTGTCAGAAGCCCTTACGCAAGGGCAAGAATAACAAAGGTCAAAGGTGGAATAAACGGCCATGAGCTGAAAGCCAATTTAGTCTCTGTAGGCGAAGGAGCAGGAGGAAGAGCTAATGTTCCCTTCTACGTCCTCTCAACAGACTACGTCAACTTTGTCGGGCAACCTGTCGCCGCAGTGTTGGCTGAAAGTAGAGAAAAGGCTGAAGACCTAGCTGATAGCGTTGAGGTCGAATACGAACCTCTAAAGCCGATTGTTGACCCTGAACAGGCTCTAACAGCTGAGCCGATACATCCCGGCACGAGTAGCAATGTATTCGGGGCTGTGGAACTGGGCTCCGATTTCAGTGTAGCAGAAGAGCATGTTGAAGTTGAAAGGACCCTTGTCAACGAGAGGATAATACCTAATCCGATGGAGACGAGGGGTATCCTTGCCAACTTCGACGGAGGCAGGCTAAACATAATGATGCCAACCCAGTCTGTCTACTCGATCCAGAGGGGGCTTTCTGCTGCCCTAGGCATTCCGAAGGAGTCAATACATGTGGTTCAGACCGACACAGGAGGGGCTTTCGGAACAAAGGGAGCTCTATACCCTGAGTACGTTATAGCAGCTTATGCGTCGATGAAATACAGAAGGCCAATAAAGTGGACTGAAACCAGGTCCGAACATCTGGTCGCCACAAACCAGGGGAGAGGTGCAAGAGGAAAGGTCAGAATTTACTCTGACAAAAGGGGCAAAATCATAGGACTAAAGGCTGACATACTCATAGACGGAGGGGCATATCCTGTAGGCAACGCTGAATTCTCACCGAACTGGATTGGCTACCAGATAACCGGCCCCTATGCGATAGGTAAGGTTCAAGTAAAGGCAAGAAGTGTATTCACGAACAAGGTGCCTCTAGGCCCGTACAGAGGTGCAGGGAGGCCTGAGGCTGCCTTCTTCATAGAAAGGACAATCGATATGCTTGCGGATGAATTGAAGATGGACCCTGCAGAGGTAAGGCTTGCAAACGCGAGCGATGAAAGGTTCACTTCACCTTTAGGCCTTAGCGTCGACCCGCTGAAGCCATTTCTGCAGGACGCGCTGAAGACACTTAGTTATGAGAAGAAGAAGAATAGATATGTGGGGCTATCCTGCTTCGTACTTATTCCGGCTGCACAGCCCGGAGAATCCGCCAGGCTGAGGGTTTCAAGAGGGGTCATAGATGCATGGCTTGGAGGTAGCGCTAATGGTCAGGGTCATGACGTGTTCGTTGCGAAGCTTGTGAGCAAGGAGCTTGGCGTTCCTGAATCCGTAGTAAGATACAACAGGAGCGATACAGATGAGCTGGACAGAGGGGTTGGCAGCTGGGGTAGCAGGTCAGCACTTCTGGCTGGGATGGCGGTCGTACAGGCAGCAAAGGAGCTCAGAGAACAGGTGAAGAACAAGGAGGGAAACTACTCACCTGAAGCACTTCTCAGAGGAGAATACGATGCCAAGGTCTTCTTCCAGCCAAGCAGTCCACTCACTTCCCTCGGAGTGAATCTGGTGGAAGTAAAGAAAGATGAGGAGAACAGAAGAGGCTTCAAGATAGTCGAATGTTCAGCCTACTACGATGTTGGTGTACCACTAAACCCCGACATGGTGGTAAGTCAGGTGATAGGAGGTTCGGCTCAGGCGATAGGGCAGGTTCTTTACGAGGCTTCGGTTCTGGATGAGAACGGCCAGCCCCTGGTTGCAAGTATCTCGGACGCTGGCTTCCCTGCCTCTGTAGAGATACCAGAAATCCAGGTGCATCTGGCAACACACCCTTCATCCCTGGAACATGGCGCGAAAGGTGTTGGGGAGAGCCCCACGATAGGTGTACCCCCTGCCCTGGCAAGAGCAATAGAAAGAATGACAGGAAAAAAGGTTGACAGGACCCCTGTCAGCAGGGATATACTTCTGTCAGTCTTCGAATAG
- a CDS encoding stage II sporulation protein M, which produces MTAPHSNSDSQWLRIFLLVFIIQLALFYVIVSLPISNSEATSLSNAYSSLNETIQTQASLFSKAMYIYTHNLFVALIEIIPFLGVAFFGYSTYVTSRTLEAIAVTQPAVVSNLSPQLVVTALLFYPHSWLELPAYALAVTESFYLIRALFSRKLSSEYHRAVSVAILIAVQLFVAATVESAELLYPSVALYLWIPSIVYFFFFLRLVSRVSKGPAYSKTELSGSPK; this is translated from the coding sequence TTGACGGCTCCTCATAGCAACTCAGATTCGCAGTGGTTGAGAATATTTCTGCTAGTCTTCATCATACAGTTGGCCCTCTTCTACGTGATAGTCTCTTTGCCTATATCCAATTCAGAAGCAACCAGTCTCTCCAATGCTTACTCCTCTTTAAACGAAACAATCCAGACTCAGGCATCGCTATTTTCTAAGGCGATGTACATCTATACGCACAACCTATTTGTCGCACTTATAGAAATAATACCTTTTCTTGGTGTTGCATTCTTCGGATACTCAACATATGTAACATCCAGGACTCTTGAAGCGATAGCTGTCACGCAGCCTGCTGTAGTCAGCAATCTCTCTCCTCAGCTTGTAGTCACAGCCCTGCTATTTTACCCACATTCATGGCTAGAGCTTCCTGCCTACGCCCTGGCTGTGACAGAAAGCTTCTATCTCATAAGAGCTCTGTTTAGCAGGAAGCTCAGTTCAGAATACCACAGAGCTGTCTCTGTTGCAATTCTGATAGCTGTCCAGCTTTTTGTTGCTGCCACAGTTGAGTCTGCCGAGCTCCTGTATCCGTCTGTCGCACTATATCTATGGATACCTTCCATAGTGTATTTCTTCTTCTTCCTCCGACTGGTAAGCAGGGTTAGTAAAGGGCCAGCATATTCAAAAACTGAATTGTCGGGCAGTCCTAAATAA
- a CDS encoding ABC transporter permease subunit — MHPLLYDFKKAIRSRGMLAVVAFMVLFSLAIIPLIFSSQVSSSAAISYSYTEYSATDGYHVLLYVYNAFGQPLAGAQVNVSLQSGSFSHIFTSNSSGFVQFVVPVNSSIPSQLITMPVGSNLLSAFPLILNPTKNGHTQPPAEIGYVTDQTNSSKMDILVFASGPYFEDPNYQLYYNFSSSPAVNQLNSSQMRFLADINSKVTILRFDVPSNETNSLVIFSVFDKNGTSLVTAGVSANFLAEKSFQASPKQVAASFVSGVLALFVPLMAILGSYSVYGRERVTGVLESVLARPVTRKNLLTSRFIAGLLASATAIILTVLIADGIIYYKLGQSLDASFIFTSWASLVVEVAAFMGFIFLLSQLTKSTGALIGAGIGLFLVLDFLWNLILFFAVSLTGATLGSAVSYRIEMLLDFLNPAQYLNLVQVYQTRSILGIPINPSDYGITPLTLISDGIIWLVLPALVSIWLVSRRD, encoded by the coding sequence ATGCACCCTCTCCTTTACGATTTCAAGAAGGCAATCAGAAGCAGAGGAATGCTTGCTGTTGTGGCCTTTATGGTCCTTTTTAGCCTAGCTATAATACCCCTCATCTTCTCGTCACAGGTCTCTTCATCCGCAGCGATATCATACAGCTACACTGAATATTCAGCCACGGATGGATACCATGTTTTGTTATATGTTTACAACGCCTTTGGACAGCCTTTAGCCGGTGCTCAAGTGAACGTCAGTTTGCAATCTGGCAGTTTCAGCCATATCTTCACAAGCAACAGCAGTGGTTTTGTTCAATTCGTAGTTCCTGTCAATTCCTCAATTCCTAGTCAGCTCATCACTATGCCTGTAGGGTCTAACCTGCTCTCTGCATTTCCATTAATACTCAATCCAACAAAGAACGGTCATACCCAGCCTCCAGCAGAAATTGGATATGTGACAGACCAGACCAACTCATCCAAGATGGACATCTTGGTCTTCGCTTCTGGCCCCTACTTTGAAGACCCGAATTACCAGTTGTACTATAATTTTTCAAGCTCTCCAGCGGTCAACCAGCTGAATTCCAGCCAGATGCGATTTCTAGCAGATATAAATTCAAAGGTAACTATCCTGAGATTCGATGTTCCGAGCAACGAGACAAACAGCCTTGTCATTTTTTCTGTATTCGATAAGAATGGAACATCTCTCGTCACAGCCGGCGTATCAGCAAACTTTCTTGCTGAAAAGAGTTTCCAGGCTTCGCCCAAGCAGGTGGCCGCTTCTTTTGTCTCAGGCGTTCTTGCGCTTTTCGTCCCCCTTATGGCGATTTTAGGAAGCTATTCCGTGTATGGAAGAGAGAGAGTTACTGGAGTCCTTGAGTCTGTTCTGGCAAGGCCGGTAACTAGAAAGAACCTTCTCACCTCAAGATTCATCGCAGGGTTGCTGGCTTCTGCCACAGCAATAATACTAACAGTACTGATAGCTGACGGAATAATCTATTACAAGCTAGGACAGTCGCTAGATGCTTCTTTCATATTTACTTCTTGGGCTTCGCTCGTTGTTGAAGTAGCTGCCTTCATGGGCTTCATCTTCCTTCTATCACAGCTTACAAAATCGACAGGTGCCCTAATTGGTGCAGGGATAGGACTCTTCTTGGTGCTCGATTTTCTCTGGAACCTTATCCTGTTCTTTGCTGTTTCTTTGACGGGTGCAACCCTCGGTTCAGCAGTCTCATACAGGATCGAGATGCTTCTGGACTTTTTGAATCCGGCCCAGTATCTCAATCTTGTTCAGGTTTACCAGACTCGTTCAATCTTAGGTATACCGATAAATCCCTCCGATTATGGAATCACACCTTTGACTCTGATATCTGATGGTATTATCTGGTTGGTGCTTCCTGCCCTTGTTTCCATATGGCTTGTCAGTAGAAGAGACTAA
- a CDS encoding ABC transporter ATP-binding protein, translating into MLQVEGLTKVYSARSGPAIQDVTFDVKDGEVVGFVGLNGAGKSTTIRIAAGIILPTRGTVSVDGHDILRDKVEASKRLGWVPELPNFELNAKALDLMKYYAGYYGIETAKAEKLSLELLKETGLGGYERKKLSSYSQGMKKRFALAASLLSDPQNFLFDEILNGLDPEGILFFRNLIVEMRKKGKAILLSSHILSEVQELSDRVVFIHKGKVVRVATREELASVEGGFLLLKIDALDEKAVRYLNNYGKVEVENDKVTVSEFKGDPSLINAELIRMGYSVKEISYRTPSLEDYFFKLIQEVDKE; encoded by the coding sequence ATGCTGCAGGTGGAAGGCCTGACAAAAGTGTATTCAGCTAGGTCAGGACCTGCTATACAGGATGTCACTTTTGATGTCAAAGACGGTGAAGTGGTAGGTTTTGTCGGGTTGAACGGAGCCGGGAAGAGCACAACGATAAGGATAGCTGCTGGAATAATTCTTCCAACCAGAGGAACCGTTTCTGTTGATGGTCATGATATACTAAGGGACAAAGTCGAAGCCTCCAAAAGACTCGGCTGGGTTCCTGAATTACCAAATTTCGAACTGAATGCAAAGGCGCTTGATCTCATGAAGTATTACGCAGGATACTATGGTATAGAAACTGCAAAAGCCGAGAAGCTCTCGCTTGAGCTTCTGAAGGAGACAGGACTAGGAGGTTACGAAAGGAAGAAGTTGTCAAGCTATTCTCAGGGCATGAAGAAGAGATTCGCATTGGCTGCTTCTCTTCTTTCAGACCCACAGAACTTCTTGTTTGACGAAATACTGAACGGATTGGACCCTGAGGGAATCCTCTTTTTCAGGAACCTGATAGTTGAGATGAGGAAAAAAGGTAAGGCTATTCTTCTTTCTTCTCATATCCTGTCCGAAGTCCAAGAGCTTTCAGACAGAGTTGTCTTCATCCACAAGGGAAAGGTGGTCAGGGTTGCTACAAGGGAAGAGCTTGCTTCTGTTGAAGGTGGATTCCTGCTTCTTAAGATCGACGCTCTCGATGAGAAGGCCGTTAGATACTTAAATAATTATGGCAAGGTTGAAGTGGAGAATGATAAAGTAACGGTTAGCGAGTTCAAAGGCGACCCCTCTCTTATAAACGCAGAACTTATCAGGATGGGTTACTCTGTAAAGGAGATATCATACAGAACCCCAAGCCTTGAAGACTATTTCTTCAAGCTTATACAGGAGGTTGACAAAGAATAG
- the cyoE gene encoding heme o synthase — translation MSLTDYIHLIKPRIIPLLLLVALASAFIAERGMPPYIRLVGLLVSGTLASGGALGLNSYLEMDIDARMRRTRKRPLPSGRIVPPRKALTFSLTLLVTGIAVAYFTLPYISAFFVALGAFIYVPIYTIWLKPRTIWNIVLGGFAGSCAALAGWYAVTTSYWEVAALLAALVFVWTPSHFWSLAVITEEDYSAVGMPMLPSVVGVAKASKAIVFNTLLLIPVSLLLYPYFRGAGSLIYILSAMLFGAFLLYTNVKLYREPTKSNAWLAFKFSSPYLAVIFIIAVIAALV, via the coding sequence TTGAGTCTGACTGACTATATCCACCTGATAAAACCCAGGATAATCCCTCTGCTACTTCTCGTAGCACTAGCCTCTGCTTTCATAGCAGAGAGGGGAATGCCTCCCTACATCAGGCTGGTTGGTCTTCTCGTTTCAGGTACACTTGCGTCTGGTGGAGCGCTCGGGCTGAACAGCTATCTCGAAATGGATATAGATGCCAGAATGAGAAGAACAAGGAAGAGGCCCTTACCCTCAGGCAGGATTGTCCCGCCTAGGAAGGCCCTTACCTTCTCTCTTACTCTTCTGGTAACTGGAATCGCCGTAGCGTATTTCACTCTTCCTTACATCTCTGCTTTCTTTGTGGCACTCGGTGCTTTCATCTATGTTCCCATATACACCATATGGCTCAAGCCCAGGACCATCTGGAATATAGTTCTGGGCGGCTTTGCTGGAAGCTGCGCCGCTCTAGCCGGTTGGTACGCTGTAACAACAAGCTACTGGGAAGTGGCTGCACTTCTTGCAGCTCTTGTGTTCGTATGGACACCGAGTCATTTCTGGAGCCTAGCAGTGATAACCGAAGAAGATTACTCTGCAGTAGGCATGCCGATGCTTCCATCGGTTGTAGGCGTTGCCAAAGCATCAAAAGCAATAGTGTTCAACACCCTGCTCCTGATACCTGTCAGTCTGCTGCTCTATCCCTACTTCAGAGGAGCCGGTTCCCTCATATACATATTATCAGCCATGCTCTTCGGAGCCTTCCTGCTTTATACTAACGTCAAACTTTACAGGGAGCCTACCAAGTCAAATGCATGGCTGGCGTTCAAATTCTCAAGTCCTTATCTGGCAGTGATATTCATAATAGCAGTGATAGCAGCTCTCGTATAA
- a CDS encoding metal-dependent transcriptional regulator encodes MELLQKLTRRQVEVLLTIKGLPLKKKGVQLEDIASALGVSPPTALEHVKALQYLGLVRRVAGKTRVTSRGEACINEYWRHHRVAESLFFTLHFPADRACEAAKMVDLALSHEIIDRLCSVQGHPRACPHGLPIPPCSEEMNR; translated from the coding sequence GTGGAGTTACTACAGAAACTTACAAGGAGGCAGGTGGAAGTGCTGCTCACCATTAAGGGTCTCCCGTTAAAGAAGAAAGGTGTGCAGCTGGAGGATATAGCTAGTGCACTAGGCGTCAGCCCACCGACAGCGCTTGAGCATGTAAAGGCTCTGCAGTATCTTGGTTTGGTCAGAAGGGTTGCCGGGAAGACCAGAGTCACCTCAAGGGGAGAAGCCTGCATAAACGAGTACTGGAGGCACCACAGAGTAGCTGAGAGTCTCTTTTTTACACTTCACTTTCCAGCTGACAGGGCTTGCGAAGCCGCCAAAATGGTGGACCTAGCTTTGAGTCACGAGATAATAGACAGACTTTGCTCAGTGCAGGGACATCCAAGGGCATGCCCTCATGGCCTGCCTATTCCTCCTTGCTCAGAAGAGATGAACAGGTGA
- a CDS encoding V4R domain-containing protein produces the protein MDNSAGHDKVQKTGRNEGVLLDSTNGRRIIMVDAESFRSADKELEGALGFGSKIVMFRRGIGYGKSLANDMKKRMSITEMLDSLAKTVSAWGLGKMTVIPHSRNTFPLKLILANCPFCSSEERSNEPVCHFLAGCIAGFFMTWSESEVKVKEVACRATGSETCDFVVESSILL, from the coding sequence TTGGACAATAGCGCTGGACACGATAAAGTCCAGAAGACAGGAAGAAACGAGGGGGTCCTGCTAGATTCAACAAACGGAAGAAGGATAATAATGGTTGATGCGGAATCTTTCAGGTCAGCCGATAAGGAGCTCGAAGGGGCTCTCGGATTTGGCTCAAAGATAGTTATGTTCAGAAGGGGTATAGGCTACGGAAAGAGTTTGGCTAACGACATGAAAAAGAGAATGAGTATAACAGAGATGCTCGATTCGCTGGCGAAGACTGTTTCGGCCTGGGGACTTGGCAAGATGACTGTAATTCCTCATTCCAGAAATACCTTCCCCCTCAAGCTTATACTGGCCAATTGCCCCTTCTGCAGCTCTGAAGAAAGGAGTAACGAGCCAGTCTGTCATTTCTTAGCTGGGTGCATAGCTGGGTTCTTCATGACTTGGAGTGAGTCTGAAGTAAAGGTAAAAGAGGTAGCATGCAGAGCTACCGGCTCTGAAACCTGCGACTTTGTAGTTGAGTCATCGATTCTTCTCTGA